CGGTGATAGCCAGCGCGGCAATGGCGCTCAGTTCTTTCAGTGTGGTGACCAACAGCCTCCGATTGCGACGGTTGCGGCTCGAATAGGGAAAACATGGCTACGAAAAAAACGGATCTTCAATCTGAAAGCGCGATGACAGGTTCCTGCGCCTGTGAGATAGGCGAATCGGAACGCAAGGCTACCGGAGTCGATCCTGAGATAAAGGCCTCCAACCTGCGCCGTCTGCGGCGACTCGAAGGACAGATCCGAGGCTTGCAGCGTATGGTCGAGGACGATCGCTACTGCGCCGACATTCTGACCCAAGTGTCGTCTGTGCAGGAGGCGCTTCGTTCGGTGGCTCGTGCGCTAATGCGGAATCACCTCTCTCACTGCGCGACTCAGGCAATTCGCAGCGGATCGTTGGAGCAGAGGCAGGCGATGTACGATGAGCTACTCGAACTCATCTATAAAAACGCGCGCTAACGACGAATCGGACCATTAAAATCTTCCTTGATCTGATAGACTTAGTGCTGTCGTCGGGTTGGGCGTACTGGCCTTCGGAAGAGACCGTAACCGAACTCAAAGACAACGAATCAGGATTGGCAATGATTTATTTATGCCGTTCGAGTAAGATATAATCGTTGTCGAAGGCGAAATTTGGGGACGTAGCTCAGTTGGTTAGAGCGCTGCCCTGTCACGGCAGAGGTCGCGGGTTCGAGCCCCGTCGTCCCCGCCATAAGCCAAAGAAATGAATGGTTTATGGCACAGTGACAATTCAAGTCTTACCGCGAGGGTGCTGAGAGTTTCCAGCACCTTTTTTGCTGGCTTTAAGTAAGCGAGGTTCTCGTTGCGAGGGTGCTGAAAGCTTGGTTTTTGCCGACTTCAATTACCATCTCCATGACTTTGTTGTTGCATCCCCGTTTCGTCTCGGAGGTCGCTCGCGTGTAGACGTCGAGCGTGATCCGGAAACCGCTCAGGTTAGTTGTCAGAGAGTACCGGAAGCTGTGCCGTCCGATGACTTTCTTCAGAACTATCTCGTACGCGAATATCAGTGTCAGTGATAGAGGCATTCCCTTCACTGTCCATCATTCGGCTGTCCGGATTCTCATAAACAGGAATTCCAATCGACTGACATCCGATGCGCTGGAGCGAAGAAGAATTGAAAACGACTTGAACTCGGCGTCGTCGGTGCATCTGCGCGTGGCTGCCACGACGCCGGTATCGCCATTTGCTCGATTCATTGGGTAGACGTAGTCTAGTCACAGCGATGCGTATTGTCCGACAATTCGGTGTGTTGGTCCTGCTACTGATGTCGTGCTTGGCGCCGGCGATGGCCTGCATGGTTTCCAGCACGGAAATGAACACCGAAGAACGTGCCTGCTGCCGCATGATGAAGAACCAGTGTGGGCTGACGGACAATATGTCTGCGTCGCATGGCTGCTG
The nucleotide sequence above comes from Tunturibacter empetritectus. Encoded proteins:
- a CDS encoding metal-sensitive transcriptional regulator — its product is MATKKTDLQSESAMTGSCACEIGESERKATGVDPEIKASNLRRLRRLEGQIRGLQRMVEDDRYCADILTQVSSVQEALRSVARALMRNHLSHCATQAIRSGSLEQRQAMYDELLELIYKNAR